A DNA window from Brassica napus cultivar Da-Ae chromosome C1, Da-Ae, whole genome shotgun sequence contains the following coding sequences:
- the LOC106373831 gene encoding phospholipid-transporting ATPase 3-like, with protein MVRSGNLSVDSSASHRRTPSRTVTLGHIQPQAPSYRTVYCNDRDSNMPVRFKGNSISTTKYNVFTFLPKGLFEQFRRIANIYFLGISCLSMTPISPVSPITNVAPLSMVLLVSLIKEAFEDWKRFQNDMSINNSTVEILQDQQWVPIPWRKLQVGDIVKIKKDAFFPADILFLSSTNPDGICYVETANLDGETNLKIRKALERTWDYLVPEKASEFRGEIQCEQPNNSLYTFTGNLVVQKQTLPLSPDQLLLRGCSLRNTEYIVGAVVFTGHETKVMMNAMNAPSKRSTLEKKLDKLIITIFCVLITMCLIGAIGCSIVTDREDLYLGLKKSDWEYRNRLAIGFFTFFTLITLFSSIIPISLYVSIEMIKFIQSTQFINRDLNMYHAETNTPASARTSNLNEELGQVEYIFSDKTGTLTRNLMEFFKCSIGGISYGCGVTEIERGIAQRNGLKVHEEERSTGAIREKGFNFDDPRLMRGAWRNEPNPDLCKELFRCLAICHTVLPEGDESPEKIVYQAASPDEAALVTAAKNFGFFFYRRTPTMVYVRESHVEKMGKVQDVAYEILNVLEFNSTRKRQSVVCRYPDGRLVLYCKGADNVIFERLADGMDDVRKVTREHLEHFGSSGLRTLCLAYRDLDPETYNSWNEKFIQAKSALRDREKKLDELAELIEKDLTLIGSTAIEDKLQEGVPNCIETLSRAGIKIWVLTGDKMETAINIAYACNLINNDMKQFIISSESDTIREAEERGDQVEIARVIKEEVKKELRKSLEEAQLYMHTVAGPKLALVIDGKCLMYALDPSLRVTLLSLSLNCTSVVCCRVSPLQKAQVTSLVRKGAKKITLSIGDGANDVSMIQAAHVGIGISGMEGMQAVMASDFAIAQFRFLTDLLLVHGRWSYLRICKVVMYFFYKNLTFTLTQFWFTFRTGFSGQRFYDDWFQSLYNVFFTALPVIVLGLFEKDVSASLSKRYPELYREGIRNSFFKWRVVAAWATSAVYQSLVCYLFVTTSSFGAINSSGKIFGLWDVSTLVFTCLVIAVNVRILLMSNSITRWHYITVGGSILAWLVFAFVYCGITTPRDRNENVYFVIYVLMSTFYFYFALLLVPIVSLLGDFIFQGVERWFFPYDYQIVQEIHRHESDASKADHLEIENELTPQEARSYAISQLPRELSKHTGFAFDSPGYESFFASQLGVYAPQKAWDVARRASMRSRPTVPKKK; from the exons ATGGTTCGATCGGGTAATTTAAGCGTCGATTCGTCGGCTAGCCATCGGCGGACGCCGTCTCGAACGGTGACGTTGGGTCATATACAGCCTCAGGCTCCGTCTTATCGAACCGTCTACTGCAATGATCGAGATTCCAATATGCCCGTCCGCTTCAAG GGTAATTCAATTTCTACAACAAAGTATAATGTTTTCACCTTTCTTCCCAAGGGTCTGTTTGAACAG TTTAGGCGCATAGCAAACATATACTTTCTTGGAATCTCCTGTCTATCAATGACACCTATAAG CCCTGTGAGTCCAATAACAAATGTAGCTCCGTTGTCAATGGTGCTTCTCGTCTCTCTTATTAAAGAGGCTTTCGAAGACTGG AAACGGTTTCAAAATGATATGTCCATAAATAATAGCACAGTGGAGATCTTACAAGACCAACAGTGGGTACCTATTCCTTGGCGAAAGTTGCAAGTTGGAGATATTGTCAAG ATAAAAAAAGATGCGTTTTTTCCAGCCGATATTCTTTTCCTGTCCAGCACTAATCCTGATGGTATCTGCTATGTTGAG ACTGCAAATCTGGATGgagaaacaaatttaaaaataagaaaggcCCTTGAAAGGACATGGGATTACTTGGTACCAGAGAAAGCCTCTGAGTTTAGAG GTGAAATTCAGTGTGAGCAACCGAACAATTCACTGTACACTTTCACCGGAAATCTTGTAGTACAAAAGCAGACGTTACCTCTCTCTCCCGACCAGCTTTTATTGCGT GGATGCAGTCTTAGAAACACAGAATACATAGTTGGAGCTGTTGTTTTTACTGGCCATGAGACGAAG GTGATGATGAATGCGATGAATGCTCCTTCCAAAAGAAGTACGCTGGAAAAGAAGCTTGACAAACTcattattacaatattttgtGTCCTTATCACAATGTGTCTAATTGGAGCTATAggctg TTCAATTGTGACGGATCGTGAGGACCTATACTTGGGTCTTAAGAAGTCAGATTGGGAATACCGTAACAGACTCGCG ATAGGGTTTTTCACCTTTTTCACTCTAATCACTTTGTTCTCATCAATTATACCAATCTCCCTTTATGTTTCTATAGAG ATGATCAAGTTTATCCAGTCGACTCAGTTTATCAACCGAGATCTCAATATGTATCATGCTGAAACAAATACCCCTGCCTCGGCCAGGACTTCCAATTTAAACGAGGAGCTTGGACAG GTGGAATACATATTTTCTGATAAAACTGGAACGCTGACAAGAAATTTGATGGAATTCTTTAAATGTTCAATTGGAGGAATAAGTTATGGATGTGGTGTCACTGAGATAGAAAGAGGAATCGCTCAGCGTAATGGCTTAAAAGTACACGAG GAAGAAAGGTCGACTGGTGCAATAAGAGAAAAGGGATTTAATTTTGATGATCCAAGGCTAATGCGGGGAGCTTGGCGAAATGAGCCTAATCCTGATCTTTGCAAG GAACTCTTTCGATGCCTAGCCATCTGTCATACAGTCCTTCCTGAAGGTGATGAGTCCCCTGAGAAGATCGTATATCAAGCTGCATCTCCAGATGAAGCTGCCCTAGTTACTGCCGCCAAGAATTTTGGTTTCTTCTTTTACAG GCGTACTCCAACTATGGTGTATGTTCGCGAGTCTCACGTGGAGAAGATGGGAAAGGTTCAAGATGTGGCCTATGAGATACTTAACGTTCTTGAGTTCAACAG TACAAGGAAGCGCCAGTCTGTTGTATGCCGTTACCCAGATGGAAGGCTTGTACTCTACTGTAAG GGTGCAGATAACGTAATCTTTGAGAGATTGGCCGATGGTATGGACGATGTTAGGAAAGTTACAAGAGAACATTTGGAACATTTTGGATCTTCTGGATTGCGTACCCTTTGCCTGGCCTATAGAGATTTAGACCCCGAAACCTATAATAGTTGGAATGAAAAATTCATCCAGGCCAAATCTGCATTGCGAGACCGTGAGAAGAAGTTAGATGAG TTAGCAGAACTTATCGAGAAGGATCTTACCCTCATCGGATCAACTGCAATAGAAGACAAACTTCAAGAAGGGGTGCCTAACTGCATAGAGACCTTATCAAGAGCTGGAATTAAGATCTGGGTGTTAACAGGGGACAAAATGGAAACGGCTATTAATATTGCTTATG CATGCAACTTGATCAACAATGATATGAAACAATTTATCATCAGTTCTGAATCGGATACAATCAGGGAAGCTGAAGAAAGG GGTGATCAAGTTGAGATTGCTCGTGTTATCAAAGAAGAAGTAAAGAAGGAGCTGAGAAAGAGCCTTGAAGAAGCTCAACTCTATATGCATACCGTAGCTGGACCAAAATTGGCTCTCGTTATTGATGGAAAGTGTTTAATGTATGCATTAGACCCGAGCTTACGCGTAACGCTGCTCAGCTTGAGCTTGAACTGTACGTCAGTTGTATGCTGTCGTGTTTCTCCGTTACAGAAAGCACAG GTGACAAGCTTGGTGAGAAAAGGCGCAAAGAAGATTACTCTTAGTATTGGTGATGGTGCCAACGATGTTAGCATGATTCAAGCAGCTCATGTTGGTATAGGAATAAGTGGGATGGAGGGTATGCAAGCTGTGATGGCTAGTGATTTTGCCATCGCTCAGTTCAGATTTCTTACTGATTTGCTTCTTGTCCATGGACGGTGGTCATATCTTAGAATCTGCAAG GTGGTCATGTATTTCTTCTACAAGAATCTGACCTTCACTTTGACTCAGTTTTGGTTCACATTTCGAACTGGATTTTCTGGTCAAAGGTTCTACGATGATTGGTTCCAGTCGTTGTATAACGTTTTTTTCACCGCTCTTCCTGTCATTGTCCTTGGGCTGTTTGAGAAG GATGTGAGTGCGTCCCTTTCGAAGAGATACCCAGAACTGTATAGAGAGGGAATACGTAACTCATTTTTCAAATGGAGAGTCGTAGCAGCATGGGCTACTTCTGCTGTGTATCAGTCTCTCGTCTGCTATCTCTTCGTGACCACCTCATCTTTTGGTGCTATAAATTCATCAGGAAAAATATTTGGTCTCTGGGATGTTAGCACACTAGTTTTCACATGTCTGGTGATTGCCGTGAACGTGCGCATTCTTTTGATGAGCAATTCCATTACAAGATGGCATTATATCACAGTCGGTGGGAGCATTCTTGCATGGCTCGTTTTTGCTTTCGTATACTGCGGGATTACGACACCACGTGATAGAAAT GAAAATGTCTACTTTGTCATATATGTGCTGATGAGTACATTCTATTTCTACTTCGCATTGCTGCTTGTTCCCATTGTTTCTCTTCTAGGCGATTTCATCTTCCAAGG GGTTGAGAGATGGTTCTTCCCATATGATTATCAGATCGTCCAAGAAATCCATAGGCACGAGTCGGATGCAAGCAAGGCGGATCACCTGGAGATAGAGAACGAGCTCACACCTCAAGAAGCGAGAAGCTATGCGATATCCCAATTGCCTAGGGAGCTCTCCAAGCACACTGGATTTGCATTTGATTCACCAGGTTATGAATCTTTCTTTGCGTCCCAGTTGGGTGTTTATGCGCCACAGAAGGCATGGGATGTGGCAAGGAGAGCCAGTATGAGGTCACGGCCTACAGTACCAAAGAAGAAGTAG